The Strix aluco isolate bStrAlu1 chromosome 19, bStrAlu1.hap1, whole genome shotgun sequence genome contains a region encoding:
- the RAD51C gene encoding DNA repair protein RAD51 homolog 3 isoform X3 yields MQRAVGGLPLAPALRARLVAAGFQTAQELLETGPCGLSKEIGISKEEALEALQVVRQECHGDATRTAGGSGATRKCTALELLEEEQAQGFIITFCSALDNILGGGVQLTKITEICGAPGVGKTQLCMQLAVDVQIPECFGGVAGEAVFIDTEGSFMVDRVVEIATACVQHCQLIAEAHQEEDNLKALETFSLESILSHIYYFRCRDYIELLAQVYLLPDFLSEHSKVRLVVVDGIAFPFRHDFEDLSLRTRLLNGLAQQLIIIANDHKSAVVLTNQMTTRIGQSQSTLVPALGESWGHAATVRLIFHWDNSQSLMASEMCSLQLSLKMQKILK; encoded by the exons ATGCAGCGGGCGGTGGGCGGCCTCCCGCTGGCCCCCGCGCTGCGGGCGAGGCTCGTCGCCGCCGGCTTCCAGACGGCGCAGGAGCTGCTGGAGACCGGCCCCTGCGGGCTGAGCAAAG AAATTGGGATCTCCAAAGAAGAGGCATTGGAAGCATTGCAGGTTGTGAGGCAGGAATGTCACGGGGATGCAACAAGGACTGCTGGGGGATCAGGCGCCACCAGAAAGTGCACAGCACTGGAACTTCTGGAAGAAGAGCAAGCCCAGGGCTTCATCATCACCTTTTGTTCAGCACTAGACAATATTCTGGGAGGTGGTGTGCAACTAACAAAAATCACCGAGATCTGTGGAGCGCCTGGTGTCGGGAAAACACAGCTATG TATGCAGTTGGCGGTAGACGTGCAGATCCCAGAATGCTTTGGGGGCGTAGCGGGAGAAGCCGTGTTCATTGATACTGAAGGCAGCTTTATGGTAGACAGAGTAGTGGAGATTGCCACTGCCTGTGTGCAGCATTGCCAGCTTATTGCTGAAGCTCATCAAGAAGAAG ATAATCTGAAAGCTTTGGAGACTTTCTCTCTTGAAAGTATCCTTTCTCACATATATTACTTCCGTTGCCGTGACTACATAGAGCTTCTTGCACAGGTCTACCTCCTCCCAGACTTTCTTTCAGAGCATTCAAAG gTCCGGCTGGTGGTGGTTGATGGAATTGCATTTCCTTTTCGCCATGACTTCGAGGACCTCTCGCTCCGAACAAGGCTTTTGAACGGTTTGGCACAACAGCTGATCATCATAGCAAACGATCATAAATCAGCG gTAGTTCTGACAAACCAAATGACAACAAGGATTGGACAAAGCCAGTCAACACTGGTACCTGCTTTAG GAGAAAGCTGGGGACATGCTGCTACTGTCCGTTTAATCTTTCACTGGGACAACAGTCAGAG TCTCATGGCTTCCGAGATGTGCAGCCTCCAGCTGTCACTCAAAATGCAGAAGATACTGAAATGA
- the RAD51C gene encoding DNA repair protein RAD51 homolog 3 isoform X1, translating to MQRAVGGLPLAPALRARLVAAGFQTAQELLETGPCGLSKEIGISKEEALEALQVVRQECHGDATRTAGGSGATRKCTALELLEEEQAQGFIITFCSALDNILGGGVQLTKITEICGAPGVGKTQLCMQLAVDVQIPECFGGVAGEAVFIDTEGSFMVDRVVEIATACVQHCQLIAEAHQEEDNLKALETFSLESILSHIYYFRCRDYIELLAQVYLLPDFLSEHSKVRLVVVDGIAFPFRHDFEDLSLRTRLLNGLAQQLIIIANDHKSAVVLTNQMTTRIGQSQSTLVPALGESWGHAATVRLIFHWDNSQRLATLYKSPSQKESTIPYHITSHGFRDVQPPAVTQNAEDTEMNPRKRPRREEEK from the exons ATGCAGCGGGCGGTGGGCGGCCTCCCGCTGGCCCCCGCGCTGCGGGCGAGGCTCGTCGCCGCCGGCTTCCAGACGGCGCAGGAGCTGCTGGAGACCGGCCCCTGCGGGCTGAGCAAAG AAATTGGGATCTCCAAAGAAGAGGCATTGGAAGCATTGCAGGTTGTGAGGCAGGAATGTCACGGGGATGCAACAAGGACTGCTGGGGGATCAGGCGCCACCAGAAAGTGCACAGCACTGGAACTTCTGGAAGAAGAGCAAGCCCAGGGCTTCATCATCACCTTTTGTTCAGCACTAGACAATATTCTGGGAGGTGGTGTGCAACTAACAAAAATCACCGAGATCTGTGGAGCGCCTGGTGTCGGGAAAACACAGCTATG TATGCAGTTGGCGGTAGACGTGCAGATCCCAGAATGCTTTGGGGGCGTAGCGGGAGAAGCCGTGTTCATTGATACTGAAGGCAGCTTTATGGTAGACAGAGTAGTGGAGATTGCCACTGCCTGTGTGCAGCATTGCCAGCTTATTGCTGAAGCTCATCAAGAAGAAG ATAATCTGAAAGCTTTGGAGACTTTCTCTCTTGAAAGTATCCTTTCTCACATATATTACTTCCGTTGCCGTGACTACATAGAGCTTCTTGCACAGGTCTACCTCCTCCCAGACTTTCTTTCAGAGCATTCAAAG gTCCGGCTGGTGGTGGTTGATGGAATTGCATTTCCTTTTCGCCATGACTTCGAGGACCTCTCGCTCCGAACAAGGCTTTTGAACGGTTTGGCACAACAGCTGATCATCATAGCAAACGATCATAAATCAGCG gTAGTTCTGACAAACCAAATGACAACAAGGATTGGACAAAGCCAGTCAACACTGGTACCTGCTTTAG GAGAAAGCTGGGGACATGCTGCTACTGTCCGTTTAATCTTTCACTGGGACAACAGTCAGAG GTTGGCAACATTGTACAAATCGCCGAGTCAGAAGGAGTCAACCATACCATATCACATTACA TCTCATGGCTTCCGAGATGTGCAGCCTCCAGCTGTCACTCAAAATGCAGAAGATACTGAAATGAACCCTCGCAAACGGccacggagagaggaggaaaagtaa
- the RAD51C gene encoding DNA repair protein RAD51 homolog 3 isoform X5, which yields MQRAVGGLPLAPALRARLVAAGFQTAQELLETGPCGLSKEIGISKEEALEALQVVRQECHGDATRTAGGSGATRKCTALELLEEEQAQGFIITFCSALDNILGGGVQLTKITEICGAPGVGKTQLCMQLAVDVQIPECFGGVAGEAVFIDTEGSFMVDRVVEIATACVQHCQLIAEAHQEEDNLKALETFSLESILSHIYYFRCRDYIELLAQVYLLPDFLSEHSKVRLVVVDGIAFPFRHDFEDLSLRTRLLNGLAQQLIIIANDHKSAEKAGDMLLLSV from the exons ATGCAGCGGGCGGTGGGCGGCCTCCCGCTGGCCCCCGCGCTGCGGGCGAGGCTCGTCGCCGCCGGCTTCCAGACGGCGCAGGAGCTGCTGGAGACCGGCCCCTGCGGGCTGAGCAAAG AAATTGGGATCTCCAAAGAAGAGGCATTGGAAGCATTGCAGGTTGTGAGGCAGGAATGTCACGGGGATGCAACAAGGACTGCTGGGGGATCAGGCGCCACCAGAAAGTGCACAGCACTGGAACTTCTGGAAGAAGAGCAAGCCCAGGGCTTCATCATCACCTTTTGTTCAGCACTAGACAATATTCTGGGAGGTGGTGTGCAACTAACAAAAATCACCGAGATCTGTGGAGCGCCTGGTGTCGGGAAAACACAGCTATG TATGCAGTTGGCGGTAGACGTGCAGATCCCAGAATGCTTTGGGGGCGTAGCGGGAGAAGCCGTGTTCATTGATACTGAAGGCAGCTTTATGGTAGACAGAGTAGTGGAGATTGCCACTGCCTGTGTGCAGCATTGCCAGCTTATTGCTGAAGCTCATCAAGAAGAAG ATAATCTGAAAGCTTTGGAGACTTTCTCTCTTGAAAGTATCCTTTCTCACATATATTACTTCCGTTGCCGTGACTACATAGAGCTTCTTGCACAGGTCTACCTCCTCCCAGACTTTCTTTCAGAGCATTCAAAG gTCCGGCTGGTGGTGGTTGATGGAATTGCATTTCCTTTTCGCCATGACTTCGAGGACCTCTCGCTCCGAACAAGGCTTTTGAACGGTTTGGCACAACAGCTGATCATCATAGCAAACGATCATAAATCAGCG GAGAAAGCTGGGGACATGCTGCTACTGTCCGTTTAA
- the RAD51C gene encoding DNA repair protein RAD51 homolog 3 isoform X4, whose amino-acid sequence MQRAVGGLPLAPALRARLVAAGFQTAQELLETGPCGLSKEIGISKEEALEALQVVRQECHGDATRTAGGSGATRKCTALELLEEEQAQGFIITFCSALDNILGGGVQLTKITEICGAPGVGKTQLCMQLAVDVQIPECFGGVAGEAVFIDTEGSFMVDRVVEIATACVQHCQLIAEAHQEEDNLKALETFSLESILSHIYYFRCRDYIELLAQVYLLPDFLSEHSKVRLVVVDGIAFPFRHDFEDLSLRTRLLNGLAQQLIIIANDHKSAHLRQYGGQQICSHVASRWHSEATSVPEVVLASFLQLRKALFRNWSLQSLKMVLVPVIVSR is encoded by the exons ATGCAGCGGGCGGTGGGCGGCCTCCCGCTGGCCCCCGCGCTGCGGGCGAGGCTCGTCGCCGCCGGCTTCCAGACGGCGCAGGAGCTGCTGGAGACCGGCCCCTGCGGGCTGAGCAAAG AAATTGGGATCTCCAAAGAAGAGGCATTGGAAGCATTGCAGGTTGTGAGGCAGGAATGTCACGGGGATGCAACAAGGACTGCTGGGGGATCAGGCGCCACCAGAAAGTGCACAGCACTGGAACTTCTGGAAGAAGAGCAAGCCCAGGGCTTCATCATCACCTTTTGTTCAGCACTAGACAATATTCTGGGAGGTGGTGTGCAACTAACAAAAATCACCGAGATCTGTGGAGCGCCTGGTGTCGGGAAAACACAGCTATG TATGCAGTTGGCGGTAGACGTGCAGATCCCAGAATGCTTTGGGGGCGTAGCGGGAGAAGCCGTGTTCATTGATACTGAAGGCAGCTTTATGGTAGACAGAGTAGTGGAGATTGCCACTGCCTGTGTGCAGCATTGCCAGCTTATTGCTGAAGCTCATCAAGAAGAAG ATAATCTGAAAGCTTTGGAGACTTTCTCTCTTGAAAGTATCCTTTCTCACATATATTACTTCCGTTGCCGTGACTACATAGAGCTTCTTGCACAGGTCTACCTCCTCCCAGACTTTCTTTCAGAGCATTCAAAG gTCCGGCTGGTGGTGGTTGATGGAATTGCATTTCCTTTTCGCCATGACTTCGAGGACCTCTCGCTCCGAACAAGGCTTTTGAACGGTTTGGCACAACAGCTGATCATCATAGCAAACGATCATAAATCAGCG CATTTACGCCAATATGGAGGCCAGCAGATCTGCAGCCACGTAGCCAGCAGATGGCACTCAGAAGCTACATCTGTTCCAGAAGTTGTTTTGGCAAGTTTTTTACAGCTCAGAAAAGCATTGTTTAGGAATTGGAGCTTACAGAGTCTCAAAATGGTGCTTGTGCCTGTAATTGTTTCCAGGTGA
- the RAD51C gene encoding DNA repair protein RAD51 homolog 3 isoform X2 produces the protein MRHVGCTEVAAPLGSVTEASEIGISKEEALEALQVVRQECHGDATRTAGGSGATRKCTALELLEEEQAQGFIITFCSALDNILGGGVQLTKITEICGAPGVGKTQLCMQLAVDVQIPECFGGVAGEAVFIDTEGSFMVDRVVEIATACVQHCQLIAEAHQEEDNLKALETFSLESILSHIYYFRCRDYIELLAQVYLLPDFLSEHSKVRLVVVDGIAFPFRHDFEDLSLRTRLLNGLAQQLIIIANDHKSAVVLTNQMTTRIGQSQSTLVPALGESWGHAATVRLIFHWDNSQRLATLYKSPSQKESTIPYHITSHGFRDVQPPAVTQNAEDTEMNPRKRPRREEEK, from the exons ATGAGGCACGTGGGGTGCACTGAAGTGGCAGCTCCCCTGGGAAGTGTCACGGAGGCCTCAG AAATTGGGATCTCCAAAGAAGAGGCATTGGAAGCATTGCAGGTTGTGAGGCAGGAATGTCACGGGGATGCAACAAGGACTGCTGGGGGATCAGGCGCCACCAGAAAGTGCACAGCACTGGAACTTCTGGAAGAAGAGCAAGCCCAGGGCTTCATCATCACCTTTTGTTCAGCACTAGACAATATTCTGGGAGGTGGTGTGCAACTAACAAAAATCACCGAGATCTGTGGAGCGCCTGGTGTCGGGAAAACACAGCTATG TATGCAGTTGGCGGTAGACGTGCAGATCCCAGAATGCTTTGGGGGCGTAGCGGGAGAAGCCGTGTTCATTGATACTGAAGGCAGCTTTATGGTAGACAGAGTAGTGGAGATTGCCACTGCCTGTGTGCAGCATTGCCAGCTTATTGCTGAAGCTCATCAAGAAGAAG ATAATCTGAAAGCTTTGGAGACTTTCTCTCTTGAAAGTATCCTTTCTCACATATATTACTTCCGTTGCCGTGACTACATAGAGCTTCTTGCACAGGTCTACCTCCTCCCAGACTTTCTTTCAGAGCATTCAAAG gTCCGGCTGGTGGTGGTTGATGGAATTGCATTTCCTTTTCGCCATGACTTCGAGGACCTCTCGCTCCGAACAAGGCTTTTGAACGGTTTGGCACAACAGCTGATCATCATAGCAAACGATCATAAATCAGCG gTAGTTCTGACAAACCAAATGACAACAAGGATTGGACAAAGCCAGTCAACACTGGTACCTGCTTTAG GAGAAAGCTGGGGACATGCTGCTACTGTCCGTTTAATCTTTCACTGGGACAACAGTCAGAG GTTGGCAACATTGTACAAATCGCCGAGTCAGAAGGAGTCAACCATACCATATCACATTACA TCTCATGGCTTCCGAGATGTGCAGCCTCCAGCTGTCACTCAAAATGCAGAAGATACTGAAATGAACCCTCGCAAACGGccacggagagaggaggaaaagtaa